From the genome of Deltaproteobacteria bacterium HGW-Deltaproteobacteria-18, one region includes:
- a CDS encoding ADP-ribosylglycohydrolase family protein: protein MELTPTSQLPESLIILQRAKAALASLFVGDSLAMPVHWYYNTADIERAFPGGVKKFEAAPEFHPSSIMSLHSTRRGGRSGHGSQSESQEIVGTVILKGRQHLWGQGNRHYHHGMQAGDNTLNAHCARVLMRSIIAGSGRYSRDHFLQSYIEFMTAEPPRHRDTYAESYHRGFFANLVAGKPPHQCGARTHDTPSMGGLVTIGPLAISSLLHGDALATVQATCREHLFLTHPDEALGRICDGYVALIAGLLLRKTGESADRHLQEAAQTTMGIDLASMVQRARTDRDIVGGRYSTACYISDSWPSLLYLAYKYRSDLKAALLANTNLGGENAHRGAVLGGIVSLACGSTAHDWFERLVDHEAIQAEISALLSPFLHDHA from the coding sequence ATGGAACTGACGCCCACAAGCCAACTCCCCGAATCATTAATAATCCTGCAGCGGGCAAAAGCGGCCCTCGCCTCCCTCTTTGTCGGCGATTCTCTGGCGATGCCCGTGCACTGGTACTACAACACAGCCGATATCGAGCGCGCCTTTCCCGGCGGCGTCAAAAAGTTCGAAGCTGCGCCGGAATTTCACCCCTCGTCAATCATGTCGCTGCATTCAACCCGGCGCGGCGGCCGGTCGGGACACGGTAGCCAGTCCGAATCCCAGGAGATCGTCGGCACGGTCATCCTCAAAGGGCGACAGCACCTGTGGGGACAGGGCAACCGACACTATCACCACGGCATGCAGGCTGGCGACAACACCCTCAACGCCCACTGCGCGCGGGTGCTGATGCGTTCCATCATTGCCGGCAGCGGGCGCTACAGCCGCGACCACTTTCTGCAGTCCTACATCGAGTTCATGACCGCCGAACCGCCCCGGCACCGGGACACCTACGCCGAATCATACCATCGCGGCTTCTTCGCCAACCTTGTAGCCGGAAAGCCTCCGCATCAGTGCGGCGCCCGTACCCACGACACCCCATCCATGGGCGGACTGGTCACCATCGGCCCCCTGGCCATAAGCAGCCTGCTGCACGGGGATGCATTGGCCACGGTGCAGGCGACCTGCCGGGAACATCTCTTTCTGACCCATCCGGACGAGGCATTGGGCCGCATCTGTGATGGATATGTCGCGCTCATTGCCGGCCTGCTCCTGCGCAAGACGGGTGAATCAGCCGACCGGCATCTGCAGGAGGCCGCCCAGACAACCATGGGCATCGATCTTGCGAGCATGGTGCAACGCGCCCGGACTGACAGGGACATCGTCGGCGGCAGGTATTCCACCGCATGCTACATCAGCGATTCATGGCCCAGCTTACTGTACCTTGCGTACAAATACCGCAGCGACCTCAAGGCGGCCCTGCTGGCCAACACCAACCTGGGCGGCGAAAACGCCCACCGCGGCGCGGTGCTCGGAGGCATTGTCAGCCTGGCATGCGGCAGTACGGCTCATGACTGGTTTGAGCGACTTGTTGACCATGAGGCCATTCAAGCGGAAATATCGGCATTGCTTTCCCCTTTTTTGCACGACCATGCCTGA
- a CDS encoding flavin reductase family protein: protein MRRKLGPVNALYPSLTTIVGTLVDGKPNWITIAHVGILNHSSPQLLSIGVGKIHYSNKGIFENKTFSINIPSTDMLVVTDYVGIVSGKNTDKSELFETFYGELKTAPMIAECPISMELRLNQVTDTPTHDIFIGEVVQTYADERVLEDGKIHYGKVSPLLFDFQRIKYWSLGEEVGNPWNAGKAMKKKSER, encoded by the coding sequence ATGAGAAGGAAACTGGGACCAGTCAACGCGCTCTACCCATCCCTGACCACCATCGTCGGGACACTTGTGGACGGCAAGCCCAACTGGATAACCATCGCCCACGTGGGCATCCTGAACCACTCTTCGCCGCAGCTTCTTTCCATCGGTGTGGGAAAGATTCATTACAGCAACAAGGGCATCTTCGAGAACAAAACCTTCAGCATCAACATTCCGTCCACGGATATGCTCGTTGTGACCGATTACGTAGGTATCGTTTCCGGAAAAAATACGGACAAGTCCGAACTCTTCGAAACCTTTTACGGGGAACTCAAAACCGCCCCCATGATCGCGGAATGCCCCATTTCCATGGAGTTGCGTCTCAACCAGGTCACGGACACCCCTACGCATGACATATTCATCGGCGAGGTCGTCCAGACCTATGCAGATGAACGGGTCCTTGAAGACGGAAAAATCCACTATGGCAAGGTTTCGCCCTTGCTCTTCGACTTTCAACGCATCAAATACTGGTCCTTGGGTGAAGAGGTAGGCAATCCCTGGAATGCCGGCAAGGCGATGAAGAAAAAATCAGAAAGATGA
- a CDS encoding serine/threonine protein phosphatase, which produces MGIRNKLLALLLFISLAPLLVVGFEFRDNLAVLGDGFVDRSSRNVMNNARSSLKRIAEDHARILRREKQLLESNAQFLASRIEGILYGHEHSTSDPRALPSAAQVFAARDDYYFLHRGGRQSLEVDFDAMEIENTARGVSEAETSILDELLLPVLKNLKFRYSDLVLWIDIELSDRTKITYPKSISRLYLREQQHRNKFGGDVEENVWQNPQLDPRTRLLVFNVTAPVKDEAGEVQGRISLAVPVGALLHKNQHLAVYSDNVATLLVVPKTAPGSVEQRLGIVAQEQSPETQRGHWGRPRQDSWLVSDDGQAYAEMLEKLKAPSSGIADMRRQGQDTLWAFAPIEPGGAALMILVPKADVVRETLVVREFILDRIDSHTRGMGIIVLIVGVVVCAVAVIFSKVFTRNISAVASAVARVAEGDFSARAEVRGGDEVGRLGTAFNRMVPELEDRIHIKNALEVAQQVQQNLLPTASPRFGRHDIAAVSEYCHETGGDYFGFIPRRTPGGDSLIIAVGDVSGHGIPAALLMASARAYIRSQAACEDGLDVIARRVNELVAEDTNLTGRFMTLFLLELTEGNTVRWVRAGHDPALVYSPGEDAFVELRGQGLPLGVLGQTDFELNERCDLPAGGIIVIGTDGIWEARSREGEMFGKERLQNVIRTHRTRPASEIIREILHAVNAFRGTQDKADDITIAVIRTDSMPL; this is translated from the coding sequence ATGGGCATACGAAACAAGCTGCTCGCGCTGCTTCTCTTCATTTCTCTCGCCCCGCTGCTCGTCGTCGGGTTCGAATTTCGGGACAACCTGGCCGTGCTGGGTGATGGTTTCGTGGACAGGAGTTCCCGAAATGTCATGAACAACGCCCGTTCCTCACTGAAGCGGATCGCCGAGGACCACGCCCGCATCCTGAGGCGGGAGAAGCAGCTCCTCGAATCCAATGCGCAGTTTCTCGCCTCCAGAATCGAGGGCATCCTGTACGGGCACGAGCACAGCACCAGTGATCCCCGAGCCCTGCCATCCGCGGCACAGGTCTTCGCCGCCCGTGACGATTACTACTTCCTTCACAGGGGAGGACGTCAGAGCCTTGAGGTCGACTTCGATGCGATGGAAATCGAAAACACTGCGCGGGGCGTCTCCGAAGCCGAGACGTCAATCCTGGACGAACTGCTTCTCCCGGTGCTCAAGAACCTGAAATTCCGTTACAGCGACCTCGTTCTCTGGATCGACATCGAGCTCTCGGACCGCACGAAAATCACCTATCCGAAATCCATCTCACGCCTGTACCTGCGCGAACAGCAGCACCGGAACAAATTCGGGGGAGATGTGGAAGAAAACGTCTGGCAGAATCCGCAACTCGATCCCAGGACCCGCCTGCTCGTCTTCAACGTCACCGCCCCCGTCAAAGACGAAGCCGGCGAGGTGCAGGGGCGAATATCCCTTGCCGTCCCGGTCGGGGCCCTGCTGCACAAAAACCAGCACTTGGCCGTCTATTCGGACAACGTGGCCACGCTTCTGGTCGTTCCGAAAACAGCCCCTGGATCGGTGGAACAGCGTCTGGGGATCGTCGCCCAGGAGCAGTCTCCGGAAACCCAGCGAGGCCATTGGGGCCGGCCGCGCCAGGACTCCTGGCTCGTTTCCGACGATGGGCAAGCGTATGCCGAAATGCTGGAAAAGCTGAAGGCGCCCTCCTCCGGCATTGCCGACATGCGACGGCAGGGACAGGACACGTTGTGGGCCTTCGCGCCCATCGAACCGGGCGGAGCGGCGCTCATGATCCTGGTGCCCAAGGCCGACGTTGTCAGGGAAACTCTGGTCGTCAGGGAATTCATCCTCGACCGGATTGACAGCCACACCCGCGGCATGGGCATTATCGTCCTCATCGTGGGCGTGGTCGTTTGCGCCGTGGCCGTCATTTTTTCCAAGGTCTTCACGCGCAACATCTCGGCTGTCGCATCAGCCGTGGCCAGGGTAGCCGAAGGCGACTTCTCGGCGCGGGCCGAGGTGCGGGGCGGCGACGAGGTCGGCCGGCTGGGAACGGCCTTCAACCGGATGGTCCCGGAACTCGAGGACCGGATTCACATCAAGAACGCGCTGGAAGTGGCGCAGCAGGTCCAGCAGAACCTCCTGCCGACCGCCAGCCCCAGATTCGGACGACACGACATCGCCGCCGTGAGCGAGTACTGCCACGAAACCGGCGGAGACTATTTCGGCTTCATTCCCAGACGCACGCCAGGCGGAGACAGCCTGATCATCGCCGTCGGGGACGTCAGCGGCCACGGCATCCCGGCCGCCCTGCTGATGGCCTCGGCCCGGGCCTACATCAGAAGCCAGGCCGCCTGCGAGGATGGCCTGGACGTCATAGCCAGGCGCGTGAACGAGCTCGTCGCCGAAGACACGAACCTGACGGGGAGGTTCATGACCCTCTTTCTCCTGGAGTTGACGGAAGGCAATACCGTCCGCTGGGTCCGGGCGGGACACGACCCGGCCCTGGTCTACTCCCCCGGCGAAGACGCGTTCGTCGAACTCCGCGGCCAGGGCCTGCCCCTTGGAGTCCTCGGCCAGACGGACTTCGAACTGAACGAACGCTGCGACCTGCCTGCAGGAGGGATCATCGTCATCGGCACGGACGGGATCTGGGAGGCCAGGTCCCGGGAAGGGGAAATGTTCGGCAAGGAGCGCCTGCAGAATGTCATTCGCACCCACCGGACCCGCCCGGCCTCTGAGATCATCCGGGAAATCCTTCATGCCGTGAATGCATTCCGGGGAACACAGGACAAGGCGGACGACATAACCATCGCCGTGATCAGAACCGACAGCATGCCTTTGTAG
- the fdnG gene encoding formate dehydrogenase-N subunit alpha: MATFSRRGFMKITGAGVAAMSLGQLGFDLKPAYAYAKALKIEGAKEVISTCAFCSCGCEIIMHIKDGKLVSSEGNPDYPVSEGALCAKGAAYYAMHVSDHRVLKPRYRAPGADKWEEKDWDWMLDRIAHKIKDTRDKDFIFKNEKGQTVNRWESYFQLGTSQMDNEECALAHQMCRALGGVHMDHQARVUHSPTVAALGESFGRGAMTQHWIDIKNANAILIMGSNAAEHHPISFKWVLKAKDKGAKVIHVDPKFSRTSARSSFHVPLRSGTDIAFLGGMVKYILENDLIQKEYVAEYTNASFILGEDYKFEDGMFSGFDPATGTYDRKKWAFAKDENGISKRDKTLKDPRCVFQQLKKHYERYNLDTVSSVTGVSKANLLAVYEAYTATGKPDKAGTIMYALGWTQHSVGCQNIRLGAMIQLLLGNIGVAGGGVNALRGEPNVQGSTDHAILWHILPGYHAVPTTTWPKLEDYLKATTPKTNDPKSVNWWGNRPKYVVSLLKGWFGDNATAENEFGYQLLPKCDAGVDYSTMFMFDRMYQGKMKGGMIFGHNPCISMPNTHKIRAAMQTLDWLVMGEVHDTETASFWRQPGLDPKKIKTEVFMLPSCQRGEKDGTTSNSGRWHQWHHKGYEPLGESKSMGWMLVEIFKRVQALYAKDKGTFAEGVLSHWWPEKYDADQMSALINGVFTRDTTIKDKTYKKGDHVPGFPALQADGSTTSLNWLYCGAYPEAGKNLTKRRELTQTPMQAKLGLFPNYTWAWPMNRRLLYNRASVDPQGKPFNPELPVILWEGGKWVGDVPDGGAPPMAEEKGTYPFIMQAEGHGQIFGPGRVDGPFPEHYEPAETPLAKNPFSKQMNNPCMKVAKADMDLLAGNADPKYPIVLTTYSLTEHWCGGGDTRNTPYLLEAEPQQYVEMSHELAAEKGIKNGDVVVVESIRGKVEAIAMVTVRIVPFQVEGKIVHLVGMPFCFGWTTPGCGDATNRLTPSVGDPNTTIPEYKACLVNVSKADKVTELAI, from the coding sequence ATGGCTACGTTTTCACGACGAGGGTTTATGAAAATCACCGGGGCGGGCGTTGCGGCCATGTCCCTGGGCCAACTGGGGTTCGATCTGAAGCCCGCCTACGCTTATGCGAAGGCCCTGAAGATCGAGGGAGCCAAGGAGGTCATCTCGACCTGCGCTTTTTGCTCCTGCGGATGTGAGATCATCATGCACATCAAGGACGGAAAGCTCGTCAGTTCCGAGGGCAACCCCGACTATCCCGTCAGCGAAGGCGCCCTGTGCGCCAAGGGCGCGGCGTATTACGCCATGCACGTCAGCGACCACCGCGTGTTGAAGCCCAGGTATCGCGCCCCCGGCGCCGACAAGTGGGAAGAGAAGGATTGGGACTGGATGCTGGACCGCATCGCGCACAAGATCAAGGACACGCGCGACAAGGATTTCATCTTCAAGAACGAAAAGGGACAGACCGTCAATCGCTGGGAATCCTACTTCCAGCTAGGCACCTCCCAGATGGACAACGAAGAGTGCGCACTGGCGCACCAGATGTGTCGCGCCCTGGGCGGTGTGCACATGGACCATCAGGCCCGGGTCTGACACAGCCCCACTGTAGCGGCTCTGGGAGAGTCGTTTGGACGCGGTGCGATGACCCAGCATTGGATTGATATCAAGAACGCCAATGCCATTCTGATCATGGGCAGCAATGCTGCCGAACATCACCCCATTTCCTTCAAATGGGTGCTTAAAGCCAAGGACAAGGGCGCCAAGGTGATCCATGTGGATCCCAAGTTTTCGCGTACCTCGGCCCGGAGCAGTTTTCATGTTCCGCTCCGCAGCGGAACCGACATCGCCTTCCTGGGCGGTATGGTGAAGTATATCCTGGAGAATGACCTCATTCAGAAGGAGTACGTCGCCGAGTACACCAACGCTTCCTTCATCCTCGGCGAAGATTACAAGTTCGAGGACGGCATGTTCTCCGGTTTCGACCCTGCCACGGGCACGTACGACCGCAAGAAGTGGGCCTTTGCCAAGGACGAGAACGGCATTTCCAAGCGCGACAAGACCCTCAAGGATCCGCGTTGCGTGTTCCAGCAGCTGAAAAAACACTATGAACGGTACAATCTCGACACGGTCTCTTCCGTGACGGGCGTGTCCAAGGCCAACCTGCTCGCGGTGTACGAGGCCTATACGGCCACGGGCAAGCCCGACAAGGCCGGCACCATCATGTACGCCCTTGGTTGGACCCAACACTCCGTCGGCTGCCAGAATATCCGGCTCGGTGCCATGATCCAGTTGCTCCTGGGCAACATCGGCGTGGCCGGCGGCGGCGTCAACGCCCTGCGCGGCGAACCCAACGTCCAGGGCTCCACGGACCATGCCATCCTGTGGCACATCCTGCCCGGCTACCACGCCGTGCCGACAACCACCTGGCCCAAGCTCGAAGATTACCTCAAGGCCACGACCCCCAAGACCAACGATCCCAAGAGCGTGAACTGGTGGGGCAACCGGCCCAAGTATGTCGTCAGCCTGCTCAAGGGCTGGTTCGGCGACAACGCCACGGCCGAGAACGAGTTCGGATATCAGCTGCTGCCCAAGTGCGATGCAGGCGTGGACTATTCGACCATGTTCATGTTCGACCGCATGTACCAGGGCAAGATGAAAGGCGGCATGATCTTTGGACACAATCCGTGCATCAGCATGCCCAACACGCACAAGATCCGTGCGGCCATGCAGACTCTCGACTGGCTGGTCATGGGCGAGGTCCACGACACCGAGACCGCGTCCTTTTGGCGTCAGCCAGGACTTGATCCGAAAAAGATCAAGACCGAGGTCTTCATGCTGCCTTCCTGCCAGCGCGGCGAGAAAGACGGCACGACCTCCAACTCCGGCCGTTGGCACCAGTGGCACCACAAAGGCTACGAGCCACTGGGCGAGAGCAAGTCCATGGGCTGGATGCTGGTCGAGATCTTCAAACGCGTGCAGGCCCTCTACGCCAAGGACAAGGGCACCTTCGCCGAAGGCGTCCTGAGCCACTGGTGGCCCGAGAAGTACGATGCCGACCAGATGTCCGCGTTGATCAACGGCGTTTTCACCCGTGACACGACCATCAAAGACAAGACCTACAAGAAGGGCGATCATGTACCCGGTTTCCCGGCCCTGCAGGCCGACGGTTCAACCACCAGCCTTAACTGGCTGTATTGTGGCGCCTACCCCGAGGCAGGCAAGAACCTGACCAAGCGTCGCGAGCTGACCCAGACGCCCATGCAGGCCAAGCTGGGCCTGTTCCCGAACTATACCTGGGCGTGGCCCATGAATCGCCGTCTCCTGTACAACCGCGCCTCCGTGGATCCGCAAGGCAAGCCTTTCAACCCCGAGCTGCCGGTCATCCTGTGGGAAGGCGGCAAGTGGGTCGGCGATGTGCCGGACGGCGGAGCACCGCCCATGGCCGAAGAAAAGGGCACCTACCCCTTCATCATGCAGGCCGAGGGCCATGGTCAGATCTTCGGTCCTGGCCGCGTGGACGGACCCTTCCCGGAACACTACGAACCCGCGGAAACCCCGCTGGCCAAGAACCCCTTCTCCAAGCAGATGAACAACCCCTGCATGAAGGTGGCCAAGGCCGATATGGATCTGCTGGCCGGTAACGCTGACCCGAAGTATCCCATCGTGCTGACCACCTACAGCCTTACGGAGCACTGGTGCGGCGGCGGCGACACCCGCAACACACCGTATCTGCTCGAGGCTGAACCGCAGCAGTATGTGGAGATGAGCCACGAACTGGCCGCCGAAAAAGGCATCAAGAACGGCGACGTGGTCGTGGTCGAGAGCATCCGCGGCAAGGTCGAGGCCATCGCCATGGTTACGGTGCGTATCGTGCCGTTCCAGGTGGAGGGCAAGATCGTGCACCTGGTCGGCATGCCCTTCTGCTTTGGCTGGACAACACCCGGTTGCGGCGACGCCACCAACCGTCTTACCCCGTCCGTGGGCGATCCGAACACCACGATTCCGGAATACAAGGCGTGTCTGGTGAATGTGAGCAAGGCCGACAAGGTCACGGAATTGGCCATCTAA
- a CDS encoding formate dehydrogenase yields MTKSIFIDTTRCTACRGCQVACKQWNGHEAVPTKQTGTHQNPPDLNPNNFKLVRFSEHRIEGRVEWLFFPEQCRHCLQPGCKAAADAYVDGAIIIDEATGIVICTEKTKELTKEQCDEVIEACPYNVPRRNDATGMLTKCDMCIDRVQAGMIPMCVKSCCTGTMNFGDRDDMLKLAEESLARVKKEYPKAELLDMEDLAVIYLVSQPREMYHLYARREVKPLNRADFLAGLARPLRNILG; encoded by the coding sequence ATGACGAAGAGCATCTTCATTGATACCACCCGCTGCACGGCTTGCCGTGGCTGTCAGGTGGCGTGCAAACAGTGGAACGGTCACGAAGCCGTGCCCACCAAGCAGACCGGCACGCATCAGAATCCGCCGGATCTGAACCCCAACAACTTCAAACTGGTCCGTTTCTCGGAACACCGGATAGAAGGCCGTGTCGAGTGGCTCTTTTTTCCGGAGCAGTGCCGGCACTGCCTGCAGCCCGGTTGCAAGGCCGCGGCAGATGCGTATGTGGATGGAGCCATCATCATCGATGAAGCCACCGGCATCGTCATCTGTACCGAGAAGACGAAGGAACTGACCAAGGAACAGTGCGACGAGGTCATCGAAGCCTGCCCCTACAATGTCCCTCGCCGCAATGATGCCACCGGCATGCTGACCAAGTGCGACATGTGCATTGATCGTGTGCAGGCCGGGATGATTCCCATGTGCGTCAAGTCATGCTGCACCGGGACCATGAACTTCGGCGATCGGGACGACATGCTCAAGCTGGCCGAGGAAAGCCTTGCCAGGGTCAAGAAGGAATATCCCAAGGCGGAACTGCTGGACATGGAAGACCTTGCGGTCATCTATCTGGTCAGCCAGCCGCGTGAGATGTACCACCTGTACGCCCGCCGCGAAGTGAAGCCCCTGAACCGGGCTGACTTCCTCGCGGGTCTGGCCAGACCCCTGCGCAACATCCTGGGCTGA
- a CDS encoding DDE transposase has translation MAKIDIIRFNSLTFTENSARRFFLDFCWKNHQRYCPNCKNRKLYRLADGRRRCGRCGYTFHDFSRRFLNRCAFTARQWLWFLKLFALDIAPAGIATEMDLNYATVLKAADTVRRAIVAQALDAQGLYAAGIWPGPGNPIPAQAIIDSPVFGIIELGGVAICDLMPSLCAENLLHFKINFCLKTASIGQVVYTAPYKQYQSLVSCGPGLWPARHIKHADRRLPVEGSPFWTFTKLRLRHMRGIPASHFPLYLKECELRYNSRDQDLVPLLAQMLCMFVPRS, from the coding sequence ATGGCAAAAATAGACATAATACGCTTTAATAGCTTGACTTTCACGGAAAATTCTGCGCGAAGATTCTTTTTGGATTTTTGCTGGAAAAACCATCAAAGATATTGCCCTAACTGCAAAAACCGCAAGCTTTACCGGCTCGCCGACGGAAGGCGAAGATGCGGCCGCTGCGGCTACACCTTTCATGATTTCAGCCGACGCTTCCTGAATCGCTGCGCCTTCACCGCACGGCAATGGCTCTGGTTCCTGAAACTTTTTGCCCTGGACATAGCCCCGGCCGGCATAGCAACGGAAATGGACCTCAATTACGCGACGGTGCTCAAAGCGGCGGATACGGTGCGCCGGGCCATCGTGGCCCAGGCGCTGGACGCACAGGGACTCTACGCGGCGGGCATCTGGCCCGGCCCGGGCAATCCCATTCCGGCGCAAGCGATCATCGACTCTCCGGTCTTCGGCATCATCGAACTGGGCGGCGTGGCCATCTGCGACCTCATGCCTTCCTTGTGCGCCGAAAATCTGCTGCACTTCAAAATAAATTTCTGCCTGAAGACGGCCAGCATCGGCCAGGTTGTCTACACCGCGCCCTACAAGCAGTATCAATCCCTTGTCTCCTGCGGACCCGGGCTATGGCCTGCCAGGCACATCAAGCACGCGGACAGGCGCCTGCCCGTTGAGGGGTCCCCGTTCTGGACCTTCACCAAGCTGCGCCTGCGCCACATGCGCGGCATACCGGCCTCGCATTTTCCGCTCTATCTGAAGGAATGCGAACTGCGCTACAATTCCCGAGACCAGGACCTTGTTCCCCTCCTGGCCCAGATGCTGTGCATGTTTGTGCCGCGCTCATGA
- a CDS encoding trehalose-binding protein, which produces MPDGSSALSYASPVIGPYTVDGFIEAAGRFHGYAAPGLILGGFMVHEARSHIAEGILFDAISETAWCLPDAVQMLTPCTVGNGWLRIFNLGLYAVSLFDKFSGKGVRVAVETDLLEPYPTIREWLFKLKPKKEQDSDRLREEIRLAGASICSVREIALRPEFIGGRGKGAIAACPSCGQAYPSRDGSVCRSCRGESPYAGWIGGHDRRELSFDGPRLRVVTTEEAVGEKALHDMTCIEPGTSKDAAFARGQILDVGDVCRLQRMGRFEVYVQEEGADESWVHEDDAARVMARALAGDGIDCSGEPREGKVTMTAEREGLLFVNKEVLEEFNSVPGVMCATRHACSVVGKGQQIAATRAIPLYLERSVLDDVLGVLDGGPVLEIRPLRRLKVGILVTGTEVFQGLIEDRFIPIITAKVEAYGCPVVATDIVPDDRERIGAAVRGMLGRGAELIITTAGLSVDPGDVTRLGLADAGVENMRYGTPILPGAMSLLAEIGDVEVIGVPACALYFKTTSLDILLPRILAGMSPTRRELARLGHGGMCMQCKRCTYPKCPFGK; this is translated from the coding sequence ATGCCCGATGGATCTTCAGCCCTGAGTTATGCCAGCCCAGTCATCGGTCCGTACACCGTAGACGGATTCATTGAGGCGGCAGGTCGTTTTCACGGGTATGCCGCACCTGGCCTCATACTGGGCGGGTTCATGGTCCATGAAGCAAGAAGCCATATCGCCGAGGGGATCCTTTTCGACGCCATTTCCGAAACCGCCTGGTGCCTGCCCGACGCCGTGCAGATGCTGACCCCCTGCACGGTGGGTAACGGCTGGCTGCGAATTTTCAATCTCGGCCTCTACGCCGTGTCCCTGTTCGACAAATTTTCCGGAAAGGGCGTGCGGGTGGCCGTGGAGACGGACCTGCTCGAACCCTATCCGACCATTCGTGAGTGGCTTTTCAAGCTAAAGCCCAAAAAGGAGCAGGACAGTGACCGCCTGCGCGAGGAAATTCGCTTGGCCGGGGCGTCCATCTGTTCCGTAAGGGAAATCGCCTTGCGGCCCGAATTCATTGGCGGACGGGGCAAGGGCGCCATCGCGGCCTGTCCTTCCTGCGGGCAGGCCTACCCGTCCCGCGACGGTTCGGTCTGCCGTTCCTGCCGGGGCGAGTCGCCTTACGCAGGTTGGATCGGCGGTCACGATCGCCGGGAGCTGAGTTTTGACGGGCCACGGCTCAGGGTCGTCACGACCGAGGAAGCCGTGGGCGAGAAGGCCCTGCACGACATGACGTGCATAGAGCCGGGGACGAGCAAGGACGCGGCTTTCGCCCGCGGACAGATCCTCGACGTGGGCGATGTCTGCCGCCTGCAGCGCATGGGTCGCTTCGAGGTATATGTGCAGGAGGAGGGGGCCGACGAGTCCTGGGTGCACGAGGACGACGCGGCCCGCGTCATGGCCAGGGCGCTGGCCGGCGACGGCATCGACTGTTCCGGGGAGCCTCGTGAGGGGAAGGTCACCATGACCGCCGAGCGTGAGGGCCTGCTGTTCGTCAACAAGGAGGTGCTGGAGGAGTTCAACTCCGTCCCCGGGGTCATGTGCGCCACCCGTCACGCCTGCAGTGTGGTTGGGAAAGGGCAGCAGATCGCGGCCACGCGGGCCATTCCACTCTACCTCGAACGCAGCGTGCTCGATGATGTGCTGGGAGTGCTGGACGGCGGGCCGGTGCTCGAGATCCGCCCCCTGCGACGGCTCAAGGTCGGCATTCTGGTCACGGGCACGGAGGTTTTTCAGGGCCTGATCGAGGACCGCTTCATTCCGATCATTACGGCCAAGGTGGAGGCCTACGGCTGTCCCGTTGTGGCCACGGACATCGTCCCCGACGATCGTGAGCGGATCGGCGCCGCCGTCAGGGGCATGCTCGGGCGCGGCGCGGAGCTGATCATCACAACGGCGGGCTTGTCCGTGGATCCCGGCGACGTGACCCGACTGGGTCTGGCCGACGCCGGGGTTGAGAACATGCGCTACGGCACGCCGATCCTGCCCGGCGCCATGTCGCTGCTGGCCGAAATCGGGGACGTGGAGGTCATCGGCGTTCCGGCCTGCGCGCTCTATTTCAAGACCACAAGCCTCGATATCCTGCTGCCCAGAATCCTGGCCGGGATGTCGCCAACGCGTCGCGAACTGGCCCGCCTGGGCCACGGCGGCATGTGCATGCAGTGCAAGCGCTGCACCTACCCCAAATGCCCCTTCGGTAAGTGA
- a CDS encoding ModE family transcriptional regulator — MKTPTVRMHLWLESGESVYFGMGRVMLLDKIEEHGSLRKAAEALGMSYRAAWGKLKATEEALGLVLVESSGTRRGGYRLTADGRRIRERFRAWFEAVEKVAVDEARHIFPERVQSFEEKSHSTRRPPRLSAEHRPSL, encoded by the coding sequence ATGAAGACACCCACCGTTCGCATGCATCTGTGGCTGGAGTCCGGCGAGAGCGTGTACTTTGGCATGGGCCGCGTCATGCTCCTGGACAAGATCGAGGAGCATGGCTCCCTGCGCAAGGCGGCCGAGGCCTTGGGCATGTCCTACCGAGCGGCCTGGGGGAAACTCAAGGCCACCGAGGAGGCCCTGGGCCTGGTGCTGGTGGAGTCTTCGGGCACCCGACGCGGCGGGTACCGGCTGACCGCGGACGGTCGGCGCATCCGCGAACGCTTCAGGGCCTGGTTCGAGGCTGTGGAGAAAGTCGCCGTGGACGAAGCCCGGCACATCTTCCCCGAAAGGGTGCAGAGTTTCGAAGAGAAAAGTCATTCGACCCGCAGGCCCCCGCGACTGTCCGCCGAACACCGTCCCTCCCTCTAG